CTATTCTACTTGAAAACATGCGCCGCGAAGGATATGAAATGCAAGTATCCCAGCCGGAAGTAATAGTGAAAGAAATCGATGGCAAGAAGCACGAACCGTTTGAAGAATTGGTAGTCGACATACCGAATGAATATCAAGGGGTGGTGATCGAGAAACTTGGCAAGCGAGGTGCCCTGATGACCAAAATGCAAAACAACACTCAAGGCCAGGAGAAAAATATCACTATGACTTTCGAAGGTCCAAGTCGTGGACTTTTCGGTTATCGCAGTAAATTTATTATCGATACAAAAGGAGAAGGGATACTCGCTCACCGAGTGCTCGGCTACAGGCCATATGCAGGTGAAATAGAACGGCACGAAGCTGGCTCCATGATTTCCCAAGTTATGGGTAAGACTCTTGGCTACTCTCTCGACAACTTGCAAACTCGCGGCACCCTTTACATAAAAGAAGCGACCGAAGTATACGAAGGTCAAGTTATCGGTAACACTTCCAAAGGAGAACAAATGACAGTCAACCCGACCAAAGGTAAACAGCTTACCAACATGCGCGCTTCAGGTTCGGATGAAGCCATCCGCCTCGTGCCTCCACAACTGCTCTCTATCGAATCAGGTCTGGAAATAATGGCCAAAGATGAGTATCTAGAAATCACTCCCATTAGCGTCCGCCTTCGCAAACAACAATTGACAGAGCTCGACCGCACAAAATCCAAGAGAAAGTAGATTCTAATTTATTTCTGTAAAGCTTGCTGTTGTAAAATAATAGTCCTAGCTTCTTCGGGGTTGCTGGCATATTTGATAGCAATAATACGATGTCTGTCATCGCCCGCTGTTTCGATATGGATAAAACCAAATTTGAAAAAAGTTTGGATGATGCCACGAGTTTCGACAGTGATGTCTTGAATATTATGATAATTGAAACTAGTGATCTCGCGATTGAAAAAACCTTTTTGCTCAATGTCGATCACTCGTTTGTTGGTAATAACTAGAGCATCGAGGTAATAATCGGTCCATTCAATAAAAAAGAAAGTCCATAGTAAAAGTAGCCATAGAGGATAAGCGAAAGACCCCCATTTCTGCACTCCAAACAAGAGAGTGCTTAAGATACTACTTGAAATACCAAGGCCTTGAACAAAAAATTCATTAAATAGTTCAAAAAAAATGAAGAAGTAAAGGAAACCAGGCAAGATAGCCAGCACAAACATGGTTATAGCAACGAGAAGCATCACAAACCAATGTTTACGAACCACTTTTATTATTTTTTCTCCGTCTTCAAGATTGACCATTTTTATATTTTATATAGTCGCAAGTTCAAGAGCCGCAGTACTTACTAGGACAGCGACTCCAAAAAGATACACCGCCTCCATAAAGAAAATCATCGGACTTTTTAGGCCGTACCTCGACCAATGCCAGAGCATGATGACAGCCACAATACCGGAAAAAAGTATGACTAAAGTGAATATAAGGGAAGCAATGGTTCCCCCGTTTATAGTTAGGAAATCTAACTCAGATGGAAGCATAAATATATTATATCACAACGTGTGGATAATGGGCTCACCCCTTGACTTATAAGTATTATAATGTGGGGAGTCGAATATATTAAAAATTATTAATTCATTCGTCGTGCTTTAATCGACGTAGCGCACGACATGATTTCGCAAAATCACATGGCAAAAAAATTAGCTAAAGTGTTCGGAATAATTTTCATCCTCGTCGGGCTCCTCGGTTTTATCGGGAACCCTGTCATAGGTGAGATGGGGTTTTTCCACTCTGATATGATTCACAACTTGATTCATATCGTAAGCGGCCTGATATTACTTCTGGCTGCAGCCAAAGGAGCCGCTTCTATGTGGCTCAAGATCCTCGGTATCATCTATCTTCTCGTAGCAGTGCTCGGATTTATGATGATTGATAGCACTGGTATGGCATACGTTCTCGGCATCATAAGCGTCAACAGCGCTGACAACTG
This region of Candidatus Paceibacterota bacterium genomic DNA includes:
- a CDS encoding PH domain-containing protein, yielding MVNLEDGEKIIKVVRKHWFVMLLVAITMFVLAILPGFLYFFIFFELFNEFFVQGLGISSSILSTLLFGVQKWGSFAYPLWLLLLWTFFFIEWTDYYLDALVITNKRVIDIEQKGFFNREITSFNYHNIQDITVETRGIIQTFFKFGFIHIETAGDDRHRIIAIKYASNPEEARTIILQQQALQK
- a CDS encoding DUF4383 domain-containing protein — encoded protein: MAKKLAKVFGIIFILVGLLGFIGNPVIGEMGFFHSDMIHNLIHIVSGLILLLAAAKGAASMWLKILGIIYLLVAVLGFMMIDSTGMAYVLGIISVNSADNWLHLVLGLIFVWAGMSGKKDLVPMSMNSDMPGQM